One segment of Temnothorax longispinosus isolate EJ_2023e unplaced genomic scaffold, Tlon_JGU_v1 HiC_scaffold_54, whole genome shotgun sequence DNA contains the following:
- the LOC139824741 gene encoding uncharacterized protein: MSDSENNSSDEDEDNVDIVIRADVQNHRVNEPCDVNERTPLYEGSDISKEESELLILSFLIRYNLPDIALNELLELVNCHLPTNAHWHLSKFQLLKKFRSEDVKVYYYCPQCENTVINFGATHRKNCEECGYICYEAKLKEARNYFLHLPLKNQISQLIENERVYQSLRKECDESDVINGRAYRKLLEEKVISKNDITLQWNTDGVKIFISSKVSLWPIQVAINELPYHLKRQYMMLTGLWCGNNKPVMKVFLKPFVAN, encoded by the exons ATGTCTGATTCGGAAAACAATTCTAGTGATGAAGACGAAGATAATGTAGATATTGTGATAAGAGCTGATGTACAGAATCACAGAGTTAACGAACCGTGCGATGTTAACGA GAGAACTCCATTATATGAAGGCAGCGATATATCGAAGGAAGAGAGTGAGTTGCTGATCTTAAGCTTTTTGATACGATACAATTTACCGGACATTGCCCTCAACGAACTTCTTGAGTTAGTTAATTGTCATTTACCGACTAATGCGCACTGGCACCTTTCTAAATTTCAATTGTTAAAGAAGTTTCGATCTGAAGATGTCAAAGTGTACTATTACTGTCCGCAATGCGAAAACACTGTTATCAACTTTGGTGCTACACACAGGAAAAATTGTGAGGAATGTGGATATATTTGTTACGAAGCTAAGCTAAAAGAAGCTCGAAATTACTTTCTTCATCTTCCACTGAAGAATCAAATTTCTCAATTGATAGAGAACGAGCGTGTGTATCAGTCTCTTAGAAAGGAATGTGATGAATCCGATGTGATTAATGGAAGAGCATATAGAAAATTACTTGAAGAAAAGGTAATATCAAAGAATGACATTACATTGCAGTGGAATACTGAcggagtaaaaatatttatatcctcCAAAGTTTCGCTCTGGCCAATTCAGGTGGCTATAAATGAATTGCCGTATCATCTGAAACGTCAGTATATGATGTTAACCGGGCTGTGGTGTGGAAACAATAAACCTGTTATGAAAGTGTTTTTAAAGCCATTTGTAGCCAATTGA